From a single Nicotiana tomentosiformis chromosome 2, ASM39032v3, whole genome shotgun sequence genomic region:
- the LOC104119392 gene encoding mitogen-activated protein kinase kinase kinase 20-like — protein sequence MDWVRGEAVGQGSFGKVSFAIPTKQTTQILPLMVVKSSWVSHSATLRNEKKILDELKSCPEIIRCFGDSYSCENGENLYNVLLEYASGGSLADKLKNSENLRLSEFEVKGYTKGMLRGLNYIHKSAYVHCDIKLQNILLGQDGKVKIADFGLAKRVGTKKEDNLRCELRGTPLYMSPEMVTGGEQGTAADIWALGCVVAEMVTGVPAWRCTDVTELLMAIGVKNQLPQIPEKLSEEGKDFLEKCFVKDPSKRWTAEMLLNHPFVADHDYYGTVTLNEENKSEIPSTSPKCPFDFPDWVSDQLPETCSITCLPSSENQEKLNLSSGSWYNSAAERLRGLVSEIRPEWSSADDWVNVR from the coding sequence ATGGATTGGGTTCGTGGTGAAGCTGTTGGTCAAGGAAGTTTTGGAAAAGTCAGTTTTGCAATACCCACAAAGCAGACTACTCAAATTCTTCCATTGATGGTAGTAAAGTCATCTTGGGTTTCCCACTCTGCTACCCTCAGGAATGAGAAGAAAATTTTGGATGAACTTAAAAGTTGTCCTGAAATCATCCGCTGCTTTGGTGATAGTTATTCATGCGAAAACGGCGAAAATTTGTACAATGTTTTGTTAGAGTATGCTTCTGGAGGATCCTTAGCAGATAAACTCAAGAATTCAGAAAATCTAAGGTTGTCTGAATTTGAAGTTAAAGGATACACAAAGGGTATGCTCAGAGGGCTAAATTATATTCATAAAAGTGCCTATGTGCATTGCGATATAAAGCTTCAAAATATTCTTTTAGGTCAAGATGGTAAAGTGAAAATTGCTGATTTTGGATTAGCAAAGAGAGTTGGAACCAAGAAAGAGGATAATTTGCGATGTGAATTGAGAGGTACCCCATTGTACATGTCGCCGGAGATGGTCACTGGCGGCGAACAGGGTACGGCGGCTGACATATGGGCACTTGGGTGTGTGGTGGCTGAGATGGTTACCGGAGTTCCAGCGTGGAGATGCACTGATGTTACAGAATTGTTAATGGCAATTGGAGTTAAAAATCAGTTGCCTCAAATCCCAGAGAAATTATCAGAAGAAGGAAAAGATTTTTTAGAAAAGTGCTTTGTGAAAGATCCGAGTAAGAGATGGACGGCTGAGATGCTTTTAAATCATCCCTTTGTGGCTGATCATGATTATTATGGCACTGTTACATTGAATGAAGAAAATAAGAGTGAAATTCCATCAACATCTCCTAAATGTCCATTTGATTTCCCAGATTGGGTTTCTGATCAATTACCGGAAACATGTTCAATTACTTGTCTGCCTTCGTCGGAAAATCAAGAAAAGCTGAATTTGAGCAGTGGATCATGGTACAATTCTGCGGCGGAGAGGCTCCGAGGACTAGTGAGTGAAATTAGACCTGAATGGTCGTCTGCTGATGATTGGGTCAATGTTAGGTGA